The Staphylothermus marinus F1 genome has a segment encoding these proteins:
- a CDS encoding protein kinase domain-containing protein, translating into MVEFKPFTKIDDASKEFIDPVVLSYILLKQKVLIVNKKAKLVKCLNYLKNKSIEALKQNSILYLVIKSIDSRWTIRSIIAGTLIISMVYETKDGVQLVGGLAYNTLFKEIYPNNPVVKYNVGVITIDSLPDTIKVYVEESLREKREEKPPYIWVNKVLYDLYIEKIVTDKGAYMYVLLGKDKFEHRYAVKIPREKTVDGKPLAISTNTNALNEVLKGIINSLEVYSSTKDSIRKGLVSRGYDEYYADQLIFYRKYILRPRAIIMLRTSFTEEEYIESPPMILEDYANLGDLDTKIKSKPLNQRELAFLAIRLAGASALVHINHFIHMDIKPQNILLIEDEGEPYGYAPLIGDFVGLPHIFNSVIELKKSTPEYADPIALVRGRASYNYDVYSLGITLFYAATGKKLKSRILLNLLTLKNIYGTPVPLRVFLVENPELVQYARRLEALYHEYNSKKHKIPVETFVTQLLTIIEDYDREQIKIIDKALPSKLAKVIKKSITLSETDRYQDSVAMWLDLLNNIKELGYTNLIPS; encoded by the coding sequence GTGGTCGAATTTAAGCCTTTCACAAAAATAGATGATGCAAGCAAGGAATTTATTGATCCCGTAGTTTTATCATATATTTTACTGAAACAGAAAGTATTAATTGTAAATAAGAAAGCCAAGCTAGTTAAATGTTTAAATTATTTAAAAAATAAGAGTATAGAAGCTCTAAAACAAAATTCTATTTTATACTTAGTTATAAAATCAATAGATTCAAGATGGACTATAAGATCTATAATTGCTGGAACACTTATAATATCAATGGTTTATGAAACAAAAGATGGTGTACAACTCGTTGGCGGATTAGCATATAATACCTTGTTTAAAGAGATATATCCAAATAATCCAGTTGTAAAATATAATGTTGGAGTAATCACTATTGATAGTCTACCAGACACTATTAAAGTATACGTCGAAGAAAGTCTTCGGGAGAAGAGAGAGGAAAAACCTCCATATATATGGGTAAACAAGGTTCTCTACGACTTATATATCGAGAAAATTGTTACGGATAAAGGAGCATATATGTATGTTCTCTTGGGAAAAGACAAGTTTGAACATAGATATGCTGTAAAAATACCTAGAGAGAAAACTGTAGATGGTAAACCATTAGCTATAAGCACTAATACTAACGCATTAAACGAGGTCTTAAAAGGCATAATTAACAGTTTAGAAGTATATTCGTCTACAAAGGATAGTATCAGGAAAGGATTAGTATCTAGAGGATACGACGAATACTATGCTGATCAACTAATTTTTTACCGTAAATATATTCTTAGACCAAGAGCAATTATTATGTTAAGAACATCTTTTACAGAAGAAGAATATATTGAAAGTCCACCAATGATTCTAGAAGATTATGCTAATTTAGGTGATTTAGATACAAAGATCAAATCGAAACCATTGAATCAAAGAGAACTAGCCTTTCTAGCAATCAGGCTTGCAGGGGCTTCGGCTTTAGTACATATAAATCATTTTATACACATGGACATCAAACCCCAAAATATATTGTTAATAGAAGATGAGGGAGAACCATATGGATACGCTCCATTAATAGGAGACTTTGTAGGATTGCCTCATATTTTTAATTCAGTGATCGAATTAAAGAAATCAACACCAGAATATGCTGATCCAATAGCTCTAGTTCGTGGAAGAGCAAGTTATAACTATGACGTCTATAGTCTCGGAATAACTTTATTCTACGCTGCAACAGGTAAGAAGCTGAAAAGTAGAATCTTGCTAAACTTGTTGACACTTAAAAATATTTATGGAACACCTGTTCCTCTAAGAGTTTTTCTAGTCGAAAACCCAGAGCTAGTCCAGTATGCTAGGAGACTAGAAGCTTTATACCATGAATATAATAGTAAAAAACATAAAATACCGGTAGAAACATTTGTAACTCAACTGCTTACTATAATAGAAGATTATGATAGAGAACAAATTAAAATAATAGATAAGGCCTTGCCAAGTAAGCTAGCCAAAGTCATCAAGAAATCAATAACTCTCAGCGAAACAGATAGGTATCAAGACTCTGTAGCTATGTGGCTGGATTTATTAAACAACATTAAGGAGCTTGGATACACAAACCTCATTCCATCATAG
- a CDS encoding FHA domain-containing protein — protein sequence MSKEQVEPKNSILILRVVKSNFFMPQTEWSLEPGEYVLGRYPTNDIVIPDPYVSRRHARIFYENGEWYIEDLDSTNGTIVDNEDIRGKGPKKINNNSEIVVGLTILSATIEEKPQE from the coding sequence ATGAGTAAAGAACAAGTTGAACCAAAAAATTCAATCCTAATACTTAGAGTTGTAAAGAGTAACTTCTTTATGCCTCAAACAGAATGGTCTCTAGAACCAGGTGAATACGTACTCGGCAGATACCCTACAAACGATATCGTAATCCCCGATCCCTATGTTTCACGGAGACATGCTCGAATTTTCTATGAGAACGGTGAATGGTATATAGAAGATTTAGATAGTACAAATGGGACCATTGTTGATAACGAAGATATAAGAGGTAAGGGTCCCAAGAAGATAAATAATAACTCAGAAATAGTGGTTGGTTTGACAATATTATCAGCTACCATTGAGGAGAAACCCCAGGAATAA
- a CDS encoding vWA domain-containing protein: MEYIKASFRMGKDSVIEGREDIIPFVLSVEGVYSAHPPIAFLIVIDTSYSMDGEKIFRAKQAALRLLDILRDKDYVGVYGFAGKFYKVLEPVPATNRNEVEKAIIGLKLGSGTNIYDTLKKLVEETKKVLESGAISLVRIIFITDGEPTTGQKKPEKILEMAKKLREAGASALIIGVGTEYNEKLLSRMAMVLNGEFEHVSDPASLEKLISEYAKSTQEISAKNVAVLFRLSPGFRVDIYNRPYNNIPEGVEVEIGDIYYREIIDIVGDITTPPLLIGEAHIGEIQISYVNPETEEQEFATPIPIRIKVKPLEEASTVKVDEKVLAEVRMIRTATKLQETLEKRKAKDLQKELEELVETTMRVGSEGLTAKTLNIKERIEKEGLTPETSKEMASVISRIISGRLKEEKKGEGEKNE, encoded by the coding sequence TTGGAATATATCAAAGCATCTTTTAGGATGGGAAAGGATTCAGTAATTGAGGGGAGAGAGGATATTATTCCTTTTGTATTATCTGTTGAAGGAGTATATAGCGCTCACCCACCGATAGCATTTCTAATAGTTATTGATACTAGTTATTCGATGGACGGAGAAAAAATCTTTAGAGCTAAACAAGCAGCGTTAAGACTTCTGGATATACTGCGTGATAAGGATTATGTTGGAGTATATGGTTTTGCAGGAAAATTCTATAAAGTTTTAGAACCCGTTCCAGCAACTAATAGAAACGAGGTAGAGAAGGCTATTATTGGTTTAAAACTTGGAAGCGGAACAAACATTTATGATACATTGAAGAAACTAGTTGAAGAAACGAAAAAAGTCTTGGAAAGCGGAGCTATATCTCTTGTTAGAATAATATTCATCACTGATGGCGAACCAACTACTGGACAGAAGAAACCAGAGAAAATACTTGAAATGGCCAAGAAACTACGTGAAGCTGGAGCTTCAGCCCTAATAATAGGTGTTGGAACAGAATATAACGAGAAACTATTATCTAGAATGGCTATGGTGCTTAATGGTGAATTCGAACACGTTAGTGACCCAGCTTCGCTAGAAAAGCTAATATCGGAGTATGCTAAGTCAACACAAGAAATTAGCGCTAAAAACGTAGCAGTACTGTTCAGGTTAAGCCCTGGCTTCCGAGTAGACATATACAATAGACCATACAATAATATACCGGAGGGTGTCGAAGTAGAAATCGGGGACATATACTATCGTGAAATAATCGATATTGTAGGAGATATAACAACTCCTCCGCTACTAATAGGAGAAGCACACATTGGAGAAATACAAATATCATATGTTAATCCGGAAACAGAAGAACAAGAATTCGCAACACCAATACCTATAAGGATCAAGGTTAAACCACTAGAAGAAGCTTCAACTGTTAAAGTAGATGAAAAAGTATTAGCCGAGGTGAGAATGATTAGAACAGCTACTAAATTACAAGAAACACTTGAAAAAAGAAAAGCTAAAGATTTACAGAAAGAGTTAGAAGAATTAGTAGAAACAACTATGCGTGTTGGTAGTGAGGGATTAACAGCTAAAACTCTTAATATTAAGGAACGCATAGAAAAAGAAGGGTTAACGCCTGAAACCTCGAAGGAAATGGCTTCAGTTATATCCAGGATTATTTCAGGTAGATTAAAAGAAGAAAAGAAAGGAGAGGGTGAAAAGAATGAGTAA
- a CDS encoding flavin reductase family protein: MFYRLLYPMRTYLVVSGRLGEEINVMTADWVTILSSEPFLVGVAVSPKRYTHRLITKYKEYVIAVPSINMLDDVWIAGTKSGPAKIKDMKITFTASRRIKTPSIREALANIECKLVDSKDYGDHTFFVGEVVDYTYDKNAYWNDEPKLDAGFIAHVARNKFAKFENKILVPKTDH; the protein is encoded by the coding sequence ATGTTTTATCGGCTACTATACCCTATGAGGACATACTTGGTAGTCTCAGGTAGACTAGGTGAAGAAATAAATGTTATGACTGCTGATTGGGTAACAATACTTTCTTCTGAACCATTCCTAGTCGGCGTAGCTGTTTCGCCCAAAAGATACACACATAGATTGATTACAAAATATAAAGAATACGTAATAGCTGTGCCGAGCATTAATATGTTGGATGATGTATGGATTGCTGGCACGAAGAGTGGACCTGCTAAAATAAAAGATATGAAAATTACATTTACTGCTTCTAGGCGCATTAAAACACCAAGTATCAGGGAAGCGTTGGCAAATATTGAATGTAAATTGGTGGATTCGAAGGATTATGGTGATCATACATTTTTTGTCGGTGAAGTAGTTGATTATACATATGATAAGAATGCGTACTGGAATGATGAACCAAAACTAGATGCTGGATTTATAGCGCATGTAGCTCGTAATAAATTCGCTAAGTTCGAGAATAAAATATTGGTTCCTAAAACTGATCATTAA
- a CDS encoding inositol monophosphatase family protein: protein MRIDEEMERIAFRIAGESAGYLRDLYGLESLSTIVGKGASGDTTRRIDALVEEYTIELLKNTGLDLHIVSEEAGIIRLGNNPQFIVLMDPLDGSLNYTLGIPGVAVSLVFYDINSNDLTESIAGAVANVFLKEIYSFDKSNVYINRVKVEKYLSRMSGINVVYTNTAETFRKVYLFMKKEFGGEVRLRVIGSAALESVYAALGRIDLFLHNTGRLRNLDVAGGISIAKRLGVPVLGLDGKKIICSPKKIEFIKSLIIGKPGVEKIVEYFKE, encoded by the coding sequence ATGAGAATAGATGAAGAAATGGAAAGAATAGCTTTTAGAATAGCAGGTGAGTCAGCTGGTTATTTAAGAGACCTCTATGGATTAGAGTCTTTAAGCACAATTGTGGGTAAGGGGGCTTCCGGTGATACTACGAGGAGAATAGATGCGTTGGTGGAAGAATATACTATTGAGTTATTGAAAAATACCGGTTTAGATCTACATATTGTTAGTGAGGAAGCCGGGATTATAAGATTAGGCAATAATCCTCAATTCATTGTTTTAATGGATCCTCTTGATGGAAGCCTAAATTATACACTCGGCATACCCGGAGTAGCTGTATCACTTGTATTTTACGATATTAATAGTAATGATTTAACCGAATCAATTGCTGGAGCAGTAGCTAATGTGTTCTTGAAGGAAATATATTCTTTTGATAAATCAAATGTATATATTAACAGAGTTAAAGTCGAGAAATATCTTTCCCGTATGAGTGGAATAAATGTTGTATACACTAATACAGCTGAAACATTTAGAAAAGTATACTTGTTTATGAAGAAAGAGTTCGGCGGAGAAGTTAGATTAAGAGTAATAGGATCAGCTGCCTTAGAATCAGTCTATGCCGCTCTCGGCAGAATAGATTTATTCCTCCACAACACTGGTAGATTGAGAAACCTAGACGTTGCTGGAGGTATTAGTATAGCTAAAAGATTAGGCGTGCCTGTGCTAGGATTGGATGGGAAGAAAATTATTTGTTCTCCCAAGAAAATAGAGTTTATCAAGTCATTAATAATTGGTAAGCCTGGAGTCGAGAAAATAGTGGAGTATTTTAAGGAGTAA
- a CDS encoding M24 family metallopeptidase, giving the protein MKPQINKLYELIEKSSVEEVLLTAPDNIEYFLGIRTIADSVLLLHYRKGDNLRIYVPLLEYYRFRDSLSKLGVEVIAVSKTVKPSDARIVESDWKTLIGKLVSSDKVGFDKSHVSPLNTLITSIYGDRIVDLSKTINQYRMKKEDWEIRSITRAVEITSKGIYEVANNLNERITEAEVAGFFEYRVRREGIDEYAFPPLTLFKPGNSYPHNLPSNTRLGRRNLVLVDVGVKYNGRCSDITRMIIWGRISEEERKTIEAVNKAVDNVIDNIQPGIEAGKLAEIAVKTLEKHGLSEKFIHGLGHGFGVLVHEPPYIRIGEKTKLEPGMVFTVEPGVYFAGKYGVRIEEDVLVTKRGVRVLSKMIERVITP; this is encoded by the coding sequence TTGAAGCCCCAGATCAATAAATTATATGAACTCATAGAAAAAAGTAGTGTAGAAGAAGTATTGCTTACGGCACCCGATAATATAGAGTATTTCCTAGGTATAAGAACAATTGCTGATTCTGTACTACTACTTCATTATAGGAAAGGAGATAATCTTCGAATATATGTTCCACTACTAGAATATTATAGGTTCAGAGACTCCCTTAGCAAACTTGGAGTAGAAGTTATAGCTGTCTCCAAAACAGTTAAGCCTAGTGATGCAAGGATTGTAGAGAGTGATTGGAAAACCCTCATAGGAAAACTAGTTTCTTCTGATAAAGTAGGATTTGATAAATCCCATGTCTCACCACTTAACACATTAATAACAAGTATATATGGGGATAGAATAGTTGATTTATCGAAAACAATAAACCAGTATAGAATGAAGAAGGAAGATTGGGAAATAAGATCTATTACTAGAGCGGTCGAAATAACTAGTAAAGGCATTTATGAGGTAGCAAATAATCTTAATGAAAGGATTACAGAGGCTGAAGTCGCTGGTTTCTTCGAATATCGTGTTAGGAGGGAAGGTATAGACGAATACGCTTTCCCACCATTAACACTGTTCAAGCCTGGAAATAGTTACCCACATAACCTTCCCTCAAACACTAGGCTTGGCAGAAGAAATCTTGTATTAGTTGATGTCGGAGTTAAATACAATGGTAGATGTAGTGATATAACGAGAATGATTATATGGGGCAGGATCTCGGAGGAGGAAAGGAAGACTATTGAAGCAGTGAATAAAGCAGTAGATAATGTAATAGATAATATACAGCCGGGAATAGAAGCTGGAAAACTTGCTGAAATTGCTGTGAAAACCCTTGAAAAACACGGGTTATCCGAGAAATTTATTCATGGATTAGGACATGGGTTCGGAGTATTAGTGCATGAACCACCATATATTAGGATAGGTGAGAAAACAAAGTTAGAGCCTGGAATGGTTTTCACTGTTGAGCCAGGAGTATATTTTGCAGGTAAATATGGTGTGAGAATAGAAGAGGATGTATTGGTTACGAAGAGAGGAGTAAGAGTATTATCGAAAATGATCGAGAGAGTTATTACTCCTTAA